The Silene latifolia isolate original U9 population chromosome X, ASM4854445v1, whole genome shotgun sequence genome contains the following window.
GGTTATAGAAGATTTGCGGAAAAAGAAGAAAGGCCGAACTGAATTGTTTCTAGTTTATGCTGATATTTTTTATTTACGTCATAGATTTGTGAGTGTTGTTTTTTCATTTGTTCGTCGTACTTTGGATAGAGTAGCTCATGTAACTCCGTGATTCGTGGGCCAGCATAGATGAGTGGATGATTTTCCTCCAAATATAGTTGCTCTAGCGGAGGCAGATTTGATTGTAGCCCctatggttttttttttctttttttttttttttaaaaaaaaaaaaggaatttacTAATCGAGGCTGTTTCCAATTACTTCAGCGTTTACTTCTTGAATGAATCGAAAACCTCTGAAGTAGTCTATCCTGTTTCAGACTAGAATGATTTCCAGGACAGTCTGCACCTGATCTCAAGCTTAGATGGTCTTGAGAGTAAAGTAGATAAGTCTGCGCCCTCAACTTCAATGCTTTTCAACGGATGCTTCCAGCATTCCACCTTGCTCTTCAGGATGTCCAATATCAACTACAAAACACCAATATGGAAAGATAAGTGGGGATAGGTCCATACTTTGATGGCTCCCTTTCAGTTTAAACAGCTAGTcttgttatagacggatatatccgtctataactaaagacgggtcaaatagcttgaaagtggtaacattttttgtcccccaccaccccacttgttgcttgtcctattagaaatgtggtattgtatttgacccgtctttagttatagacggatacgtaccgtctataatgagattttgtgcagtTTAAAATACATTCGCAATAAGACTAAATTCTCAACGAACCATGGCATTCTCATATGTCATATTTCAGTAGTCTACAACATGTTTCTTTATTTAATGATGCATCAAAGCAAGCATAAATGCATAATACATATCGCCATACAACAAAACATACCTCAGCAGTCTGGAAACTCATCGCTATGGATAACACATCAGGGTGGCAGCTCCAAAACAGACCATCCAAAAGGGCAGTAAGCGAAGATTCTCCAAAATGCCAGTCGCAGGTTTCAAGCAGCTTCAACTCTCTGAGTTGATATGGTGGGCCAGTAACAATATTCTTCAGCCAGTCTTCATCTACCACAATCTATGGATttcaacataaaaaaaaaaaaattcctcagCAGTTATAGTTATACATTCGTACTGCATACGAATGTTTGCCCCCCACGGCCCCAGGTTAAATTATAAGGAGTTCTACCAGCACAAAGCAACTATTTTCGTCATTTGGACGCATAATACTTAAACATTATGAAGAAAACATGAAATGGTCGAGACTGCATACCGGAGTGTTGCAATTAGTCACATCCATCACCAGATATTAAAAAATGCTTGTTTCTATCAGAAACGTCTTTAGGGTAACAAACCACGAAGTGCTTACTGATTCCACCCATGGGCAGAACTGAGTACTACAGTGATCCGGTGGACTGATCAAGGATAGAGACGCTTCCATGTCACAGTTATACCAAAAATCAAGCAAATTAGGGGCCTCAATTATGGCGTTGTTCAAGTCTAAGCTGTCTTCAATGTGAATCTCCTTCAAAGAAACGCTTGAGAATTTTAAGCATTTTAGCAGTAAACATGAGTTCAATACTAAACTTTCCAACATCACAAGTCCAGACACCATCTCAGCAATGATATCATCTGTAATATTGGCACAAACAATTGCCACCTTTCTAAAGTTCCTCAAGGCACCCACATTTAGTTTCCATGGCCACAAGAAATACTCAGAATTACCGCAATGAACAAACTTTCTAAGTGTGGATGCTTTGACGTTAAATTGCATCGATCCACTCGGCTCATTCACTTTTCTCCTCCAAGGAAGATATATTTTTTCAAGACCGgcttttgtaatatttaattcgATCAACGGACAGAACGTGACCATTCTCTGAAGCATATCCCCATTTAAAATTTCTGGGGTTAAATTTAAACACTCAAGAGAGACAAGCTTCATAGTCTCGTAATATGGGACGTTCACCTTCTTACAATTCAAGACTTTCAATGAATTTGCAGAAAATAGAATTTCAGGCAACCTATAACTCGGTGAACTTCCAAGAAGAATCTCGATATTCAACTCCTCCACTTGGTTCTGCACCGCGATCCCTATCCATTTATCAACCAACAGTTCAAGTGTTTCATCAATCTTAGGGAACTCGAGATGAAGTTTCCGTATTCTATGATTACGGATAGAGTATCTTTGCATAGCCTTATCTATAAACCCCACATACCTTTGAACAAACCCATCATCAAAACACCCTTTGTGGTGACCCCCTGTATGACAATGACACACTTCCAAGTACTTAGGCCGAAAATCCAAAATCGGGATCGAGGACCAAGCTTCATACCACCTTTTAGACAATACACTAGCACGACACGCCTCTTTGGTATCAAGTACTGAAAGGATCATATGAAGGAGAAACTCTGGGAGTTCCGATATTCTATCAACGGAACCTCTCCGTCTCTTTGCTACTTTTCCCTCCATAATTTTCTCAGAGGAATGTCGTCGAACAGGTTATATGCAATACCCTAAATTCTAAATATTTCGCTTAAAAATTTTGATTAGAATTAAACAAATACCCAAATCAATAAACTATCTATTGTAGCAATTTACCAAGTGAAATTCAAAGACGGGAAAGAAGAAAACATACAAACTTCGGATCAACTCGCTCGGATCAATTCTTCATTTCTGAGTCATGAAGGGCATTGGGCAAGAGAATGAGATAATTCGTATAGAAGGAAATGAAACGAGTAGTTCTAAATTGAAAAAGGTTTTATTTTTTGTCGAAAATGAAAATACTGAAGACGAATCGTCTCTTTTGGCGCCAAAATTTGTCTTGATTTACCAACTCATGATCATAGAGGTTTAAATGGCAAGTAACGGTAGCAATATCATTGATGATTCaaattttttggttaaaattttaCACTATTCTCATTTTAGACGGACTATTTTATTTGACATTTTTAGACGGTCTACGGTCTTATGtgatcatttttatgataagatGTGaccatttaaattaaattacatttttatggtaaaatgtTACCATTTAAATTCGATCACATTTAATTACTGTAAATGGGTCATATATGACCCGTATGAAGCCTTCTGAAAATTTTATTTCTCCTAAGAGTCCTAGAGGGTTTGAATGTTCTTAAATTATTTATATCAGTTAATTTTGATATCGTCAAGACGTCAAATatattattgatatatatatttatatatggtgagattttttttttaaagaaaagaacaattcattaatagaacgtCATACGACACTTACAAATGATACGTATAATCGAAAACAAATAtaatggaaaccaaagaaaaataatttttttgtaaATTAGGGATCTCAGAACACTCAAAACAGcatctgacaattcggctcgtcctattATCGCTATTTTCATGTAGCTTTTGAGATGATCCTTTgtttgatttatgagataaaatttacctctgACTGGTTCCAAATATCGTTGACAAATCATTTGTACCCTTCGAAAGAACACGCTGCGAACCATCAACGAACTACTCTTGACTATATTAATGATGAGACTAAATCCACGAAtaaatggaaaaaccccgaaataAAGAACAGAAAAACGTTTCTCAACAAACGGGAGACTTTTATTAAATAGAAAATAGATCTGCATACTATTGATAGAAATATGAAAtaattttggggcttaccatcgattgaTAATCAATAGAATCCCCGCGTATAACTGATGGAGGATGGAGGCTAGGGTTTTAGAGAGTTTTTGTAGCACcctcttcttacccggccaaggtaattgggagatgttaccttctcggtttcccgaggcggtaaatAGGAGATACAATAAGGAAGcatttattataaatgacagatttagtgattacaaaccattaattaaagaataaaatacaactcatgaccaCAATACTAATCTAACTAACTATACtcatctcgtgactcatcaagtccgtcccgtctcccgcgtgctatccaaacaacctgtacttaacctgctccccatatgatcgaaaatatcatatggatcgacacaggccaccccggaaataggtgacaattacacagacagacaagcgtcagtttcaataaaccaATAAggtgtgacacgactcaagtgtgtgaatatgcaacaagACTACTAGTATGAATAAACCGCTATcgaacaaccaccaccacggtatcgggacacgcccagacataccgaaaaccacactggtaccgggatacgcccaaacataccgataaccacaaacaggtaccgagaCACACCCGGACGTACCGGGTCcaaaagccaaccggatcccctgccagacgtcgtgtctcaaccacacgagtccctctgtaactcaagccattaatgtgcacatccctcctggaGTGGAaaactccaagaggcgacttaagcgtaagacggtctccaaccatcttacgtctgacaacaacaacaaatcctctAACATATGTGATACTAAATTACTAACCAATACATGAATCACacccaacatatcataatcatcctttTAATTATGTgattaccactaaacatgttataatgcaaatgccctaattatgcaagactaactacaacatcaacataaacaacatcacattattgaaaccgagtaggattaaccaaCCTTT
Protein-coding sequences here:
- the LOC141622017 gene encoding uncharacterized protein LOC141622017 yields the protein MDVTNCNTPIVVDEDWLKNIVTGPPYQLRELKLLETCDWHFGESSLTALLDGLFWSCHPDVLSIAMSFQTAELILDILKSKVECWKHPLKSIEVEGADLSTLLSRPSKLEIRCRLSWKSF